One Gigantopelta aegis isolate Gae_Host chromosome 1, Gae_host_genome, whole genome shotgun sequence genomic region harbors:
- the LOC121367501 gene encoding leucine carboxyl methyltransferase 1-like isoform X2 has translation MKCPVPNAQEAVIATNDDATQCKRFAVEKGYWSDPYVSQMVSSAMQRRAPEINRGYYARVRAIQIMTEQFIKLTKQNCQIVNLGAGFDTMYWRLRDSSLLPRQFVEVDFPTVTSRKCHIIQSRKKLSDNINSKDGNLLVSSSDLHADDYHIIGTDLCKLDNLDLKLKDSKVDRSLPTLFICECVLVYIEPEKCEKLIRWISDNFPTAFFLNYEQVNMGDRFGQIMIENLKVRNCLLLGNSACQSLDTQAQRFLTQGWDGAEATPMTTVYRRLPVAEIEKIEKLEFLDELELLDQLFCHYCLCWAYKDANNIGLSKISLHGTLIE, from the exons atgaaatgtc CTGTCCCAAACGCACAAGAAGCTGTTATAGCAACCAATGACGATGCTACACAGTGCAAGCGATTCGCCGTAGAAAAGGGCTATTGGTCCGATCCGTACGTTTCACAGATGGTTTCTAGTGCCATGCAACGGCGCGCCCCAGAAATCAACCGAGGGTATTACGCCAGAGTGAGAGCGATCCAAATTATGACtgaacaatttataaag ctcacaaaacaaaactgtcagATTGTGAACCTTGGGGCAGGATTTGATACGATGTACTGGAGACTAAGAGATTCGTCCCTTTTACCAAGACAATTTGTTGAAGTGGATTTTCCTACAGTTACGTCCAGAAAGTGTCACATTATACAGTCACGAAAAAAACTGTCGGACAATATAAACTCTAAAG ATGGTAACTTGTTGGTGAGTAGCAGTGACCTGCACGCCGACGACTACCATATCATCGGCACGGACCTGTGCAAACTCGACAACCTCGACCTCAAGTTGAAGGACTCGAAGGTTGACCGAAGCCTGCCCACGTTGTTTATCTGTGAGTGCGTCCTGGTGTACATTGAACCCGAGAAGTGTGAGAAGCTCATCAGATGGATATCCGACAACTTCCCAACAGCGTTCTTCCTTAATTACGAACAG GTAAACATGGGAGACCGATTTGGCCAGATAATGATAGAGAATCTCAAGGTGAGGAACTGTTTGTTGCTGGGTAACTCCGCCTGTCAGAGCCTGGACACACAGGCACAAAG GTTTTTGACCCAGGGCTGGGATGGAGCTGAAGCTACACCTATGACTACAGTTTATAGACGATTACCGGTTGCTGAGATTGAAAA gataGAAAAGCTAGAATTTCTTGATGAACTTGAATTGCTAGATCAGCTGTTTTGTCACTACTGCTTATGCTGGGCCTACAAAGACGCGAATAACATCGGCCTGTCGAAGATCAGCCTACACGGAACGCTAATAGAATGA
- the LOC121367501 gene encoding leucine carboxyl methyltransferase 1-like isoform X1, producing the protein MSLLAAVPNAQEAVIATNDDATQCKRFAVEKGYWSDPYVSQMVSSAMQRRAPEINRGYYARVRAIQIMTEQFIKLTKQNCQIVNLGAGFDTMYWRLRDSSLLPRQFVEVDFPTVTSRKCHIIQSRKKLSDNINSKDGNLLVSSSDLHADDYHIIGTDLCKLDNLDLKLKDSKVDRSLPTLFICECVLVYIEPEKCEKLIRWISDNFPTAFFLNYEQVNMGDRFGQIMIENLKVRNCLLLGNSACQSLDTQAQRFLTQGWDGAEATPMTTVYRRLPVAEIEKIEKLEFLDELELLDQLFCHYCLCWAYKDANNIGLSKISLHGTLIE; encoded by the exons ATGTCACTTCTTGCAGCTGTCCCAAACGCACAAGAAGCTGTTATAGCAACCAATGACGATGCTACACAGTGCAAGCGATTCGCCGTAGAAAAGGGCTATTGGTCCGATCCGTACGTTTCACAGATGGTTTCTAGTGCCATGCAACGGCGCGCCCCAGAAATCAACCGAGGGTATTACGCCAGAGTGAGAGCGATCCAAATTATGACtgaacaatttataaag ctcacaaaacaaaactgtcagATTGTGAACCTTGGGGCAGGATTTGATACGATGTACTGGAGACTAAGAGATTCGTCCCTTTTACCAAGACAATTTGTTGAAGTGGATTTTCCTACAGTTACGTCCAGAAAGTGTCACATTATACAGTCACGAAAAAAACTGTCGGACAATATAAACTCTAAAG ATGGTAACTTGTTGGTGAGTAGCAGTGACCTGCACGCCGACGACTACCATATCATCGGCACGGACCTGTGCAAACTCGACAACCTCGACCTCAAGTTGAAGGACTCGAAGGTTGACCGAAGCCTGCCCACGTTGTTTATCTGTGAGTGCGTCCTGGTGTACATTGAACCCGAGAAGTGTGAGAAGCTCATCAGATGGATATCCGACAACTTCCCAACAGCGTTCTTCCTTAATTACGAACAG GTAAACATGGGAGACCGATTTGGCCAGATAATGATAGAGAATCTCAAGGTGAGGAACTGTTTGTTGCTGGGTAACTCCGCCTGTCAGAGCCTGGACACACAGGCACAAAG GTTTTTGACCCAGGGCTGGGATGGAGCTGAAGCTACACCTATGACTACAGTTTATAGACGATTACCGGTTGCTGAGATTGAAAA gataGAAAAGCTAGAATTTCTTGATGAACTTGAATTGCTAGATCAGCTGTTTTGTCACTACTGCTTATGCTGGGCCTACAAAGACGCGAATAACATCGGCCTGTCGAAGATCAGCCTACACGGAACGCTAATAGAATGA